From Streptomyces yatensis, one genomic window encodes:
- a CDS encoding phospholipase C, with protein MGGTAGSEGGRRRGRVARWGALAGAAALATVGGVAPAWAAPSKGGDTATPVKHVVVIFDENISFDHYFGTYPKAANTDGTKFTPSKHTPKNIDTLAHAGLLKKNPNLYKPKRLASDQAMTCDQNHSYGPEQYAANGGKADKFVENTEVSKCTGLFGEPGLVMDYYDGNTVTGLWNYAQHYAMSDRSFSSAYGPSTPGALELVSGQTHGVISTDPKSSTEDPRQTDKPDAYTVASPDAKGVGTVINDPDPAFDDCSNKDHTSANALARMQGRNLGDLLNAKGVTWGWFQGGFRPSTAWNGEQDHYAKCSGTTHKNVGGAESVDYSPHHAPFQYYKSTANPHHLPPKNVREIGRSGQANHNYDLTDFDAALKTGHLPAVSFLKAAEYQDGHAAYSDPIDEQHFLVKQINAIQKSPQWKDTAVVVAYDDSDGWYDHAYAKPLNGSKDKTAGSNGKATDSPACQSGPEPAAGYQDRCGPGPRQPLLVISPFSKANKVDHTQTEQTSITRFIEDNWHTGRIGDASFDSRANSLSGLFDFRHPNNTQVLLKSDGSVASVHKAGHYTTTALAAHAPIVNAAAPNALTTRRLADGRGTSVALPIGLAAGVLVLGGAGTALALHRRRTVRTAG; from the coding sequence ATGGGCGGCACGGCAGGATCCGAAGGCGGCCGACGGCGTGGCCGGGTAGCGCGCTGGGGTGCCCTGGCCGGCGCCGCGGCCCTGGCGACCGTGGGCGGGGTGGCCCCCGCATGGGCCGCGCCCTCGAAGGGCGGCGACACCGCGACCCCGGTGAAGCATGTGGTGGTGATCTTCGACGAGAACATCTCGTTCGACCACTACTTCGGCACGTACCCGAAGGCGGCGAACACGGACGGCACGAAGTTCACGCCCTCCAAGCACACGCCCAAGAACATCGACACCCTGGCGCACGCCGGGCTGCTGAAGAAGAACCCCAATCTCTACAAGCCCAAGCGGCTGGCCAGTGACCAGGCCATGACCTGCGACCAGAACCACTCCTACGGACCCGAGCAGTACGCGGCCAATGGCGGCAAGGCCGATAAGTTCGTGGAGAACACCGAGGTCAGCAAGTGCACCGGGCTGTTCGGCGAGCCCGGCCTGGTGATGGACTACTACGACGGCAACACCGTCACCGGCCTGTGGAACTACGCCCAGCACTACGCGATGAGCGACCGTTCCTTCAGCTCGGCCTACGGCCCCTCCACCCCCGGGGCGCTGGAACTGGTCTCGGGCCAGACCCACGGCGTGATCTCCACCGACCCCAAGTCCTCCACCGAGGACCCCCGGCAGACCGACAAGCCGGACGCGTACACGGTGGCCTCGCCGGATGCCAAGGGCGTCGGCACGGTGATCAATGACCCGGATCCCGCCTTCGACGACTGCTCCAACAAGGACCACACCAGCGCGAACGCCCTGGCCCGCATGCAGGGCCGGAACCTCGGCGATCTGCTCAACGCCAAGGGGGTGACCTGGGGCTGGTTCCAGGGCGGCTTCCGCCCCAGCACCGCCTGGAACGGCGAGCAGGACCACTACGCCAAGTGCTCCGGCACCACCCATAAGAACGTCGGCGGCGCCGAGTCGGTGGACTACAGCCCCCACCACGCCCCGTTCCAGTACTACAAGTCCACGGCCAACCCGCATCACCTCCCGCCGAAGAACGTGCGGGAGATCGGCCGGAGCGGTCAGGCCAACCACAACTACGACCTCACCGACTTCGACGCGGCGCTCAAGACGGGCCATCTGCCGGCCGTCAGCTTCCTGAAGGCCGCCGAGTACCAGGACGGCCACGCCGCCTACTCCGACCCGATCGACGAGCAGCACTTCCTGGTCAAGCAGATCAACGCGATCCAGAAGTCGCCGCAGTGGAAGGACACCGCGGTCGTCGTCGCGTACGACGACAGCGACGGCTGGTACGACCACGCCTACGCCAAGCCGCTCAACGGGTCGAAGGACAAGACCGCCGGCTCCAACGGCAAGGCCACCGACAGCCCCGCCTGCCAGTCCGGCCCCGAGCCCGCCGCCGGCTACCAGGACCGCTGCGGCCCCGGCCCCCGGCAGCCGCTGCTGGTGATCTCCCCCTTCAGCAAGGCCAACAAGGTCGACCACACCCAGACCGAGCAGACGTCGATCACCCGCTTCATCGAGGACAACTGGCACACCGGCCGGATCGGTGACGCCTCCTTCGACAGCCGGGCGAACTCCCTCTCCGGGCTGTTCGACTTCCGCCACCCCAACAACACCCAGGTGCTGCTGAAGTCCGACGGTTCGGTCGCGTCGGTGCACAAGGCCGGTCACTACACGACCACCGCACTGGCCGCCCACGCCCCGATCGTGAACGCGGCGGCCCCCAACGCGCTGACCACCCGGCGTCTCGCCGACGGCCGGGGCACCTCCGTCGCCCTGCCCATCGGCCTCGCGGCGGGTGTGCTGGTGCTCGGCGGCGCCGGTACGGCGCTGGCCCTCCACCGTCGCCGCACCGTGCGGACCGCGGGCTAG
- a CDS encoding LLM class flavin-dependent oxidoreductase → MADEQDRRDDQQDPIRARALGSAPVPLSVLDLATVGSGVTAAEALRTTTELARLTERRGFHRFWVAEHHSMPGVASTSPAVILAHLAAHTERIRLGSGGVMLPNHAPLVIAEQFGTLEALAPGRVDLGLGRALGTDGATAAALRRTDRLREGADDFPQQLAELTRFLDDDFPDGHRYARIHAVPGPVQGTVPGGVQSADRPSIWLLGSSGFSARLAGMLGLPFSFAHHFSAANTVPALDLYRETFRPSAALDRPYASIGVSAFAAEDEKEAHRQVLTGALAMIRLRTGRPGLVPTPEEAEAYEFNEIERDFINSWLANVEYGTPDQVREGLDGLIKRTGVDEIKITANAHGREARLRSYELIADAYDLPTAQTEA, encoded by the coding sequence GTGGCCGATGAGCAGGACCGGCGAGACGACCAGCAGGACCCCATCCGGGCCCGGGCCCTCGGCAGCGCACCGGTGCCCCTGTCGGTGCTGGACCTGGCGACCGTCGGCAGCGGGGTGACGGCCGCCGAGGCGCTGCGGACCACCACCGAGCTCGCCCGGCTCACCGAGCGCCGGGGCTTCCACCGCTTCTGGGTGGCCGAGCACCACTCGATGCCCGGAGTCGCCAGCACCTCCCCGGCGGTGATCCTCGCCCACCTCGCCGCGCACACCGAGCGGATCCGGCTGGGCTCCGGCGGAGTGATGCTCCCCAACCACGCCCCGCTGGTCATCGCCGAGCAGTTCGGCACCCTGGAGGCGCTCGCCCCCGGCCGGGTGGACCTCGGCCTCGGCCGCGCGCTCGGCACCGACGGGGCCACGGCCGCCGCCCTGCGCCGCACCGACCGGCTGCGCGAGGGCGCCGACGACTTCCCCCAGCAGCTCGCCGAGCTGACCCGCTTCCTCGACGACGACTTCCCCGACGGCCACCGCTACGCCCGTATCCACGCGGTGCCGGGGCCGGTGCAGGGCACCGTGCCCGGCGGGGTCCAGTCCGCCGACCGGCCCTCGATCTGGCTGCTGGGCTCCAGCGGATTCAGCGCCCGGCTCGCCGGGATGCTCGGCCTGCCGTTCTCCTTCGCCCACCACTTCTCCGCGGCCAATACGGTCCCCGCGCTCGATCTCTACCGCGAGACCTTCCGGCCGTCCGCCGCGCTGGACCGGCCGTACGCCTCGATCGGCGTCTCGGCCTTCGCCGCCGAGGACGAGAAGGAGGCCCACCGGCAGGTGCTCACCGGCGCCCTGGCCATGATCCGGCTGCGCACCGGACGCCCCGGCCTGGTGCCGACGCCCGAGGAGGCCGAGGCGTACGAGTTCAACGAGATCGAGCGCGACTTCATCAACAGCTGGCTCGCCAACGTCGAGTACGGCACCCCGGACCAGGTCCGCGAGGGGCTCGACGGGCTGATCAAGCGCACCGGAGTGGACGAAATCAAGATCACGGCCAATGCGCACGGCCGTGAGGCCCGTCTGCGCTCGTACGAGCTGATCGCGGATGCCTACGATCTCCCGACGGCGCAGACGGAGGCGTAG
- a CDS encoding putative bifunctional diguanylate cyclase/phosphodiesterase: MRTNNLDTTNATRERAVSGIPDGQGRALGATLPTITERDAAPSVLPVAEDAGAPRPAIDAPSPPGAPPAPGAPSASGAPPGAGPAPGPAPGDYRAAFNVARLAMAVVDREGRVRDANPALGALLGTDPAVLTTRSAADLANLREDPRTWKEYRDVLGGRLARLRRTRRLLRADGHALWAEITIEPAPDSCSLLLSMADISDQRDLQGRLRHLQMHDPVTRLPNRSLFFERMTSALEAATYDHGGTGRIGLCYLDLDGFKAVNDTLGHRVGDRLLGAVAQRLTECAAPGGHLVARLGGDEFALLVRNSTGTEQLCDLARSLLAALQEPFDVGGQRLSVSASIGVVERPAAGTHTTWLMQAADTTLYWAKEDGKARWTLFDPERNAHRMTRQALSSTLRPAVEREEFVLDYQPLVGLGDGVVRGVEALVRWDHPQFGRLSPNRFIPLAEENGAIVPLGRWVLRTACRQARAWQLANPTHPLVVSVNVAVRQVWDSDLVADVGTILAETGLPPHLLQLELTESAVMGSTGRPLQALQRLSDMGVPIAIDDFGTGYSNLAYLSRLPVSTLKLDGSFVQGFRAEEHPNPADETIVEALVQLAHRLGLTVTAECVESAEQAERLRRIGCDTGQGWFYSRPVPPDRIQTMITCPASG; encoded by the coding sequence ATGCGTACGAACAACCTGGACACAACGAACGCCACGCGGGAGCGAGCGGTGAGCGGAATCCCTGACGGGCAGGGCCGCGCCCTGGGCGCGACGCTGCCGACGATCACAGAGCGTGATGCTGCCCCCAGCGTCCTCCCTGTTGCGGAGGACGCCGGCGCACCTCGCCCGGCCATCGACGCGCCGTCGCCCCCGGGCGCGCCCCCAGCGCCCGGGGCGCCCTCGGCGTCAGGCGCGCCCCCGGGCGCCGGCCCGGCCCCGGGCCCCGCGCCCGGCGACTACCGCGCCGCCTTCAATGTGGCGCGCCTCGCCATGGCCGTCGTCGACCGCGAGGGCAGAGTGCGTGACGCCAACCCCGCGCTCGGCGCCCTGCTGGGCACCGATCCGGCCGTACTGACCACCCGCAGCGCGGCGGATCTGGCCAATCTGCGCGAGGATCCGCGCACCTGGAAGGAGTACCGGGACGTCCTGGGCGGCCGTCTCGCCCGGCTGCGCCGCACCCGGCGGCTGCTGCGCGCCGACGGCCATGCCCTGTGGGCCGAGATCACCATCGAGCCCGCGCCGGACAGCTGCAGCCTGCTGCTGTCGATGGCCGACATCAGCGACCAGCGGGATCTCCAGGGGCGGCTGCGCCATCTGCAGATGCACGATCCGGTCACCCGGCTGCCCAACCGGAGCCTGTTCTTCGAGCGGATGACCTCGGCGCTGGAGGCGGCCACCTACGACCACGGGGGCACCGGCCGGATCGGGCTCTGCTATCTCGACCTGGACGGTTTCAAGGCGGTCAACGACACCCTCGGCCACCGGGTCGGTGACCGGCTGCTCGGCGCGGTCGCCCAGCGGCTCACCGAATGCGCCGCGCCCGGCGGCCATCTGGTGGCGCGGCTCGGCGGGGACGAGTTCGCCCTGCTGGTCCGCAACTCCACCGGCACCGAGCAGCTGTGCGACCTCGCCCGGTCGCTGCTGGCCGCCCTGCAGGAACCGTTCGACGTGGGCGGTCAGCGGCTGTCGGTGTCGGCGAGCATCGGCGTGGTGGAGCGGCCCGCGGCCGGCACCCACACCACCTGGCTGATGCAGGCCGCGGACACCACGCTGTACTGGGCGAAGGAGGACGGCAAGGCGCGCTGGACGCTCTTCGACCCGGAGCGCAACGCCCATCGGATGACCCGGCAGGCGCTGTCCAGCACTCTGCGCCCGGCGGTCGAGCGCGAGGAGTTCGTGCTCGACTACCAGCCGCTGGTGGGGCTGGGCGACGGGGTCGTCCGGGGGGTGGAGGCGCTGGTGCGCTGGGACCATCCGCAGTTCGGGCGGCTGTCGCCGAACCGGTTCATCCCGCTGGCCGAGGAGAACGGCGCGATCGTGCCGCTGGGCCGATGGGTGCTGCGCACCGCCTGCCGCCAGGCCCGCGCCTGGCAGCTGGCCAATCCGACCCATCCGCTGGTGGTCAGCGTCAATGTGGCGGTCCGCCAGGTGTGGGACTCCGACCTGGTCGCCGATGTCGGCACGATCCTGGCGGAGACCGGGCTGCCGCCGCATCTGCTGCAGCTGGAGCTGACCGAGTCGGCGGTGATGGGGTCGACGGGGCGTCCGCTGCAGGCGCTGCAGCGGCTCAGCGACATGGGGGTGCCCATCGCGATCGACGACTTCGGGACGGGCTACTCCAACCTCGCCTATCTCAGCCGGCTGCCGGTCTCCACGCTCAAGCTGGACGGCTCGTTCGTCCAGGGGTTCCGGGCCGAGGAGCATCCGAATCCGGCCGACGAGACCATCGTCGAGGCGCTGGTGCAGCTCGCGCACCGGCTGGGCCTGACCGTGACGGCCGAATGCGTGGAGAGCGCCGAGCAGGCGGAGCGGCTGAGGCGAATCGGCTGCGATACCGGACAGGGGTGGTTCTACTCCCGTCCGGTGCCGCCGGACCGCATACAGACGATGATCACCTGCCCGGCGTCCGGGTAG
- a CDS encoding M6 family metalloprotease domain-containing protein encodes MVRPQVPEGVHRQPRLRRTGALLTSLSALIATTVVAGPAVAAGPGGPCDLERTDAHHSEGLDTWNSRYPRPVRRLDAAMVFLSFPDAKPRVTPARLAADHVPATPDFFKRASYGKFALRVHPLRRWLTMPQRSTAYAIQRDWNAKRRAAYLRDAIASADPHLDFGRYDLVYLVADPDAPGVDADATKVVNFEKPLRADGVDLRRLVTVFEHHPPDRNVLAHETGHVFDLPDLYHRPKDTDASAEWDTYVGDWDLMGSQFGMAPDPFGWHKWKLGWLGARQVACDRAIGPRRYTLQPLAAPMGRGRPGADTRTRLVVVRTGPTTALAIEARGGRGNDAGTCTEGVLVYRVHNDKASGDGPVQVLDGHPATSACWNESVYPELADAPLGVGDSLSVKEDAVRITVAGRTADGGWTVRVNRRAR; translated from the coding sequence ATGGTGCGTCCTCAGGTACCCGAGGGGGTGCACCGGCAGCCTCGGCTGCGTCGGACCGGGGCCCTGCTGACCTCGTTGAGCGCGCTCATCGCGACCACCGTGGTGGCGGGCCCCGCTGTCGCGGCCGGCCCCGGCGGACCCTGTGACCTGGAACGTACCGACGCCCACCACTCGGAGGGCCTGGACACCTGGAACTCCCGCTACCCGCGCCCGGTGCGCCGGCTGGACGCGGCGATGGTCTTCCTGTCGTTCCCGGACGCCAAGCCCAGAGTAACGCCGGCCCGGCTGGCCGCCGACCATGTCCCGGCGACCCCCGACTTCTTCAAGCGGGCGTCCTACGGGAAGTTCGCGCTGCGGGTGCATCCGCTGCGGCGCTGGCTCACCATGCCCCAGCGCTCCACCGCGTACGCCATACAGCGCGACTGGAACGCCAAGCGGCGGGCCGCGTATCTGCGCGACGCCATCGCGTCCGCCGATCCGCACCTCGATTTCGGCCGCTATGACCTCGTCTATCTGGTCGCCGACCCCGATGCCCCCGGTGTGGACGCCGACGCGACGAAAGTGGTCAACTTCGAAAAGCCGCTGCGCGCCGACGGTGTTGATCTGCGCCGTCTGGTGACCGTTTTCGAACACCATCCGCCGGACCGCAATGTCCTGGCCCATGAGACCGGCCATGTCTTCGACCTGCCCGACCTCTACCACCGGCCGAAGGACACCGACGCCAGCGCCGAATGGGACACCTACGTCGGCGACTGGGACCTGATGGGAAGCCAGTTCGGCATGGCACCCGATCCGTTCGGCTGGCACAAGTGGAAGCTGGGCTGGCTCGGCGCGCGCCAGGTGGCCTGCGACCGCGCCATCGGTCCGCGCCGCTACACCCTCCAGCCGCTCGCCGCCCCCATGGGGCGGGGCAGACCCGGCGCCGACACCCGCACCCGGCTGGTCGTCGTCCGCACCGGACCCACCACGGCGCTGGCCATCGAGGCGCGCGGCGGCCGCGGCAACGACGCGGGCACCTGCACCGAGGGCGTACTGGTCTACCGCGTCCACAACGACAAGGCGTCGGGCGACGGCCCCGTCCAGGTGCTGGACGGCCACCCGGCCACCTCCGCCTGCTGGAACGAGTCGGTCTACCCCGAACTCGCCGACGCACCGCTCGGCGTCGGCGACAGCCTGTCGGTCAAGGAGGACGCCGTACGGATCACGGTGGCCGGCCGCACCGCCGACGGGGGCTGGACCGTCCGGGTCAACCGCCGGGCGCGGTGA